The following coding sequences are from one Microbulbifer sp. TB1203 window:
- the murA gene encoding UDP-N-acetylglucosamine 1-carboxyvinyltransferase — MDKLIIEGGSPISGTLKISGAKNAALPILAAALLADGPVHIHNLPHLNDITTMITLLRCMGCDITIDEKLGVEIDPRSVNDLTAPYELVKTMRASILVLGPLLARHGVANVSFPGGCAIGSRPVDIHLKGLEAMGAEITIDEGFIRARTNGRLKGANIVMEKVTVGGTENLLMAAVLAEGTTVLHNAAREPEIVDLAEFLIAMGAQIEGVGTDTLRVHGVSRLNPCTFTVMPDRIETGTFLAAAAAARGKVRLTHTRAGILDAVLAKFEEAGAYISCGDDWIELDMKGNRPKAVSFRTAPYPAFPTDMQSQFTAMNAVAEGKGAVVETIFENRLIQVHELNRMGANILLEGNTAIVTGVEKLKGAPVMASDLRASASLVIAGMIAEGTTIVDRIYHIDRGYECIEEKLRQLGANIRRVPG; from the coding sequence ATGGACAAATTAATTATCGAGGGCGGCAGCCCTATCTCCGGCACCCTGAAAATTTCCGGGGCCAAGAACGCAGCGCTGCCGATACTCGCCGCGGCCCTGTTGGCGGATGGCCCTGTGCACATCCACAACCTGCCGCATCTCAACGATATCACCACCATGATCACCCTGTTGCGGTGTATGGGCTGCGATATCACGATCGATGAAAAGCTGGGGGTGGAGATCGACCCCCGCTCGGTCAACGACCTCACCGCGCCCTACGAGCTGGTGAAGACCATGCGCGCCTCCATCCTGGTATTGGGGCCGCTGCTGGCCCGCCACGGGGTGGCCAATGTGTCCTTCCCCGGGGGCTGCGCCATCGGCAGCCGCCCGGTGGACATCCACCTCAAGGGCCTGGAGGCCATGGGGGCGGAGATCACCATCGACGAAGGCTTTATCCGTGCACGCACCAACGGCCGTCTGAAAGGTGCCAATATCGTGATGGAAAAGGTCACCGTGGGCGGCACCGAAAACCTGCTGATGGCCGCGGTACTGGCCGAGGGCACCACGGTGCTGCACAACGCCGCGCGGGAGCCGGAGATCGTCGACCTGGCGGAATTCCTGATCGCCATGGGCGCGCAGATCGAAGGTGTGGGTACCGACACCCTGCGGGTGCACGGCGTGTCCCGCCTCAACCCCTGCACTTTTACCGTGATGCCGGACCGGATCGAGACCGGCACCTTCCTCGCCGCCGCCGCCGCCGCCCGCGGCAAGGTGCGCCTGACCCACACCCGAGCCGGAATTCTCGACGCGGTGCTGGCCAAGTTCGAGGAGGCGGGTGCGTATATTTCCTGCGGTGACGACTGGATCGAGCTGGACATGAAGGGCAATCGCCCCAAGGCGGTGAGCTTCCGCACCGCCCCCTATCCGGCCTTTCCCACCGATATGCAGTCCCAGTTTACCGCCATGAACGCGGTGGCCGAGGGTAAGGGCGCGGTGGTGGAGACCATATTCGAGAACCGCCTGATCCAGGTCCATGAACTCAACCGCATGGGCGCCAATATCCTGCTGGAGGGCAATACCGCGATAGTCACCGGCGTGGAAAAACTGAAGGGCGCCCCGGTGATGGCTTCGGACCTGCGCGCCTCCGCCAGCCTGGTGATCGCCGGAATGATCGCCGAGGGCACCACTATCGTGGATCGCATTTACCATATCGACCGCGGCTACGAGTGTATCGAGGAGAAGCTCCGGCAGTTGGGGGCGAATATTCGGCGGGTGCCGGGATAG
- the lptC gene encoding LPS export ABC transporter periplasmic protein LptC, producing MRTWLPLVIVVALISLGLWFAESPPEELLGKRPTPQQHTQAADLVIRDARTRHFNQEGTLAYRVDAERITYFQFARRDRADLTEPRILFYQDKQPTWHTESKTGVAHNNGQRVVLRGDVKIDELPKPGGVQLRTQSITIEPRKEYAETDKVVTITSGPNRTQGKGLRAYLNEDRVEILSEVESIYETK from the coding sequence ATGCGCACCTGGCTGCCACTGGTTATCGTCGTCGCGCTCATCAGCCTGGGGCTCTGGTTTGCCGAGAGCCCGCCAGAAGAACTGCTCGGCAAGCGCCCCACGCCGCAGCAGCACACCCAGGCCGCAGATCTGGTGATTCGCGATGCGCGCACCCGCCACTTCAATCAGGAGGGCACCCTCGCCTATCGAGTGGACGCCGAGCGCATCACCTACTTCCAGTTCGCCCGCCGCGACCGCGCCGATCTCACCGAGCCGCGTATACTCTTCTACCAGGACAAACAACCCACATGGCATACCGAATCGAAAACCGGAGTGGCTCACAACAACGGCCAACGGGTGGTATTGCGCGGCGATGTAAAAATCGATGAATTGCCGAAGCCCGGCGGTGTCCAATTGCGCACCCAGAGCATCACCATTGAGCCCCGCAAGGAATACGCCGAAACGGACAAAGTTGTTACCATTACCTCCGGTCCCAACCGCACCCAGGGCAAAGGCCTGCGCGCCTACCTGAATGAAGACCGGGTGGAGATCCTCTCAGAGGTAGAAAGCATCTATGAAACCAAATAA
- a CDS encoding KpsF/GutQ family sugar-phosphate isomerase has protein sequence MTQQDPILIAGRRTVLMETEAVAELEKRINDDFRRACELILQCRGRAIVTGMGKSGHIGRKIAATLASTGTPSFFVHPGEASHGDLGMITRDDLVIAISNSGSSAEVLTLLPLLKRLGIPMISMSGKADSPLAQAADANLDISVETEACPLGLAPTSSTTVTLVMGDALAVALLEARGFTAEDFAFSHPGGALGRRLLLKVEDVMHAGDELPRVTPETLLSKALLEMTSKGFGMTTVVDSEGALLGVFTDGDLRRVIDHKVELDSATMDEVMSRRPKTVSANILAAEALRIMEDNKITALVVEDEAHRPTGLLHMHDILRAGVI, from the coding sequence ATGACCCAACAAGACCCCATATTGATAGCCGGGCGCCGCACGGTGCTGATGGAAACCGAAGCGGTGGCGGAGCTGGAAAAGCGCATCAACGACGACTTCAGGCGCGCCTGCGAACTCATCCTCCAGTGCCGCGGGCGCGCCATCGTCACCGGCATGGGCAAGTCCGGACATATCGGCCGCAAGATCGCCGCCACCCTGGCCAGCACCGGCACCCCAAGCTTCTTCGTGCACCCGGGTGAAGCCAGCCACGGCGATCTGGGCATGATCACCCGCGACGACCTGGTGATCGCCATCTCAAACTCGGGCTCCTCTGCGGAGGTTCTCACCCTGCTGCCACTGCTCAAGCGCCTGGGTATCCCCATGATCAGCATGAGCGGCAAGGCGGACTCACCGCTGGCACAAGCGGCGGACGCGAACCTGGATATATCCGTGGAAACCGAGGCCTGCCCTCTCGGCCTGGCCCCCACCTCCTCCACCACCGTCACCCTGGTGATGGGCGACGCCCTCGCAGTGGCTCTGCTGGAAGCCCGCGGCTTCACTGCCGAGGACTTCGCCTTCTCCCACCCCGGCGGTGCCCTCGGCCGGCGCCTGCTGCTGAAAGTGGAAGACGTGATGCACGCCGGCGACGAACTGCCCCGGGTAACCCCGGAAACCCTGCTGTCGAAGGCCCTGTTGGAAATGACCAGCAAGGGCTTCGGCATGACCACCGTGGTGGACAGTGAGGGCGCCCTGCTCGGCGTCTTCACCGACGGCGACCTGCGCCGGGTAATCGACCACAAGGTGGAACTGGACAGCGCCACCATGGACGAAGTAATGAGCCGCCGCCCAAAGACCGTCTCCGCGAATATCCTGGCCGCCGAGGCCCTGCGCATCATGGAGGACAACAAGATCACCGCACTGGTGGTGGAGGACGAGGCGCACCGCCCCACCGGCTTGCTGCATATGCACGATATACTGCGCGCCGGAGTTATCTGA
- the hisG gene encoding ATP phosphoribosyltransferase yields the protein MQITIALTKGRILQETLPLLAAAGLEPLENISKSRKLIFPTNQQGVRLLILRGVDVPTYVQHGAADMGVAGKDTLLEHMGDGVYEPLDLGIARCRLMTAGIKGVELPRGRIKVATKFVQSAKRYYAAQGRQADIIKLYGAMELAPLMELADEIVDIVDTGNTLKANGLEARETIAQISSRLIVNKASMKMKYQPINALIEKLSAAVNKQ from the coding sequence ATGCAAATTACCATCGCCCTCACCAAGGGTAGAATCCTGCAGGAAACCCTGCCGCTGCTCGCGGCAGCGGGGCTGGAACCGCTGGAGAATATCTCCAAGAGCCGCAAGCTGATTTTTCCGACCAACCAGCAAGGCGTGCGCCTGCTGATTCTACGTGGCGTGGACGTGCCCACTTATGTGCAGCACGGTGCCGCGGATATGGGTGTAGCCGGCAAGGACACACTGCTGGAACACATGGGGGACGGTGTCTACGAGCCGCTGGACCTGGGCATTGCCCGCTGCCGGCTGATGACTGCCGGGATCAAGGGAGTGGAACTGCCCCGCGGGCGCATCAAGGTGGCCACCAAATTTGTGCAGAGCGCCAAGCGCTATTACGCCGCCCAGGGGCGTCAGGCGGATATCATCAAACTCTACGGCGCCATGGAACTGGCGCCGTTGATGGAGCTGGCGGATGAGATCGTGGATATCGTGGATACCGGCAACACCCTCAAGGCCAACGGCCTGGAGGCCCGGGAGACCATCGCCCAGATCAGCAGCCGGCTGATTGTGAACAAGGCGTCGATGAAAATGAAATACCAGCCGATCAACGCGCTGATTGAAAAGCTCAGCGCCGCCGTCAATAAACAATGA
- a CDS encoding ABC transporter substrate-binding protein, translated as MTVSNIYSRVGFLQRVKAMAWVLLLACWAPFASAAQNPYVMIEGVSQNLLGVIRANAQYMSSDPQRYYGAVDNVLEPVVDFDFIARGVMGRYAKQATAAQRSRFASAFRKDLVATFARGVASFGEMEVKVVNPGSAPGGRRVNVLQEVRSSEGVTKVSYTLVQNRSGQWKLINVILNGVNLGKTFRSQFAQAMQTHGDIDKVIANWSAADKVADQVG; from the coding sequence GTGACCGTATCGAATATCTACAGCCGAGTGGGTTTCCTGCAGCGGGTGAAAGCGATGGCCTGGGTGTTGCTGCTGGCCTGTTGGGCGCCTTTTGCCAGTGCTGCGCAGAACCCGTATGTCATGATCGAAGGGGTCTCCCAGAATCTGCTGGGAGTGATTCGCGCCAATGCCCAGTACATGAGCTCGGATCCCCAGCGCTATTACGGCGCAGTGGACAATGTATTGGAGCCGGTGGTGGATTTCGACTTCATCGCCCGCGGGGTGATGGGGCGCTACGCCAAGCAGGCCACCGCCGCACAGCGCTCGCGTTTTGCCAGCGCGTTCCGCAAGGACCTGGTGGCCACCTTTGCCCGCGGCGTGGCCAGCTTCGGCGAGATGGAGGTCAAGGTGGTCAATCCCGGTTCCGCCCCCGGCGGCAGACGGGTCAATGTGTTGCAGGAGGTGCGCAGCAGCGAGGGGGTGACCAAGGTCTCCTACACCCTGGTGCAGAATCGCTCCGGGCAGTGGAAGCTGATCAATGTGATCCTCAACGGGGTCAACCTGGGCAAGACTTTCCGCAGTCAGTTCGCCCAGGCGATGCAGACCCATGGTGATATCGACAAGGTGATCGCCAACTGGTCTGCGGCGGACAAGGTTGCCGACCAGGTCGGCTGA
- a CDS encoding HAD hydrolase family protein — MISEEKLNSALKRVRHLVLDVDGVLTDGRLSFDNNGNELKSFHTLDGHGIKMLQKTGVQVAIITGRRSAVVERRAHELGVGKLIQGREDKFTALQELFAGESYRLEDMAYMGDDYPDLQVMTRVGCPISVPNAAPAVRERALWITGKRGGEGAVREVCDRIMHAQGTFEAALAPYLGDGEN, encoded by the coding sequence GTGATTTCTGAAGAAAAACTCAATAGCGCCCTCAAGCGCGTGCGCCACCTGGTATTGGACGTGGACGGCGTGCTCACCGACGGCAGGCTCAGCTTCGACAACAATGGCAACGAACTCAAGAGCTTCCACACTCTGGACGGCCACGGTATCAAGATGCTGCAGAAAACCGGCGTGCAGGTGGCCATCATCACCGGCCGGCGCAGCGCCGTGGTGGAGCGCCGCGCCCACGAACTGGGCGTGGGCAAGCTGATCCAGGGGCGCGAAGACAAGTTCACCGCGCTGCAGGAACTCTTTGCCGGTGAGAGCTACCGCCTGGAAGACATGGCCTATATGGGCGACGACTACCCGGACCTGCAGGTGATGACCCGCGTAGGCTGTCCCATTTCGGTCCCTAACGCCGCGCCGGCGGTGCGGGAGCGCGCCCTGTGGATCACCGGGAAGCGCGGCGGCGAAGGCGCCGTGCGCGAAGTCTGCGACCGCATCATGCATGCACAAGGCACATTTGAAGCCGCGCTGGCCCCCTACCTCGGAGACGGAGAAAACTGA
- a CDS encoding BolA/IbaG family iron-sulfur metabolism protein, with amino-acid sequence MQPEEIKALIEGHIPESHADVSFEGSHLIVTVVSSAFAGLSRLKKQQLVYAALSDKIADGTLHAVQMQTLTPEEAGQ; translated from the coding sequence ATGCAACCTGAAGAAATCAAAGCCCTGATCGAGGGGCATATTCCCGAGAGCCATGCGGATGTCTCCTTCGAGGGCAGCCACCTGATTGTCACCGTTGTGAGCAGCGCCTTCGCCGGTCTCAGCCGGTTGAAGAAACAGCAGCTGGTATACGCCGCCCTGAGCGACAAAATCGCCGACGGCACCCTGCACGCGGTGCAGATGCAGACTCTTACCCCGGAAGAAGCCGGTCAGTAA
- the lptA gene encoding lipopolysaccharide transport periplasmic protein LptA encodes MKPNKFLRPLAAISALILIAQAIALPGDRDQPIKVDAKHFEGDRSKNLFVYSGNVVITQGSLQIRADRVEVHGNAEGEINRVIATGKPAHFQQQVQQSQNPVKARAARIEYTVSSDELHLSGDAHVDRDGNTLTAERIDYDLTSEQMQARGQSGDGRVEMIWKPEKKKTEQQPATGDENQ; translated from the coding sequence ATGAAACCAAATAAGTTCCTGCGGCCGCTCGCAGCCATCTCCGCACTGATCCTGATCGCGCAGGCCATAGCCCTGCCAGGCGATCGCGACCAGCCGATCAAAGTGGACGCAAAACACTTCGAAGGCGATCGCAGCAAAAACCTGTTTGTATACAGCGGCAACGTCGTGATAACCCAAGGCTCACTGCAGATTCGCGCCGACCGGGTGGAAGTCCACGGCAACGCCGAGGGGGAAATCAACCGCGTGATCGCCACCGGCAAACCGGCCCACTTCCAGCAACAGGTCCAGCAGAGCCAGAATCCGGTCAAGGCCCGCGCCGCACGCATCGAGTACACCGTCAGCTCCGACGAACTGCACCTCTCCGGCGATGCCCACGTGGACCGCGACGGCAACACCCTCACCGCCGAGCGCATCGACTACGACCTGACCAGCGAGCAGATGCAGGCCCGGGGCCAGTCCGGCGACGGGCGGGTGGAAATGATCTGGAAGCCGGAAAAGAAAAAGACCGAACAGCAGCCGGCAACCGGCGACGAAAACCAGTAG